A genomic segment from Oncorhynchus keta strain PuntledgeMale-10-30-2019 chromosome 9, Oket_V2, whole genome shotgun sequence encodes:
- the LOC118373131 gene encoding septin-5-like — MTSNTRYKSRALRSEDGREEKEYVGFATLPNQVHRKSVKKGFDFTLMVAGESGLGKSTLVNSLFLTDLHKDRKLLNAEERISQTVEITKHTVDIEEKGVKLKLTIVDTPGFGDAVNNTECWRPIIDYIDQQFEQYFRDESGLNRKNIQDNRVHCCLYFIPPFGHGLRPVDIEFMKALQDKVNVVPLISKSDCLTPNEIRKLKDRVREEIDKFGIKVYQFPDCDSDEDEEAKQKDRELKESTPFAVIGSNMVVETRGQKVRGRLYPWGIVEVENQSHCDFVKLRTMLIRTHMHDLKDITCDCHYENYRAHCIHTMTSKMNTDNRVESPIPILPLSTPDVETEKLIKMKDEELRRMQEMLQKMQQQMQHEQDL; from the exons ATGACGAGCAACACCAGGTACAAGAGCCGAGCACTCAGATCAG AGGATGGAAGAGAG GAGAAGGAGTATGTGGGGTTTGCCACCCTCCCCAACCAGGTCCACAGGAAGTCAGTCAAGAAGGGGTTTGACTTCACCCTCATGGTGGCAG gaGAGTCTGGTCTGGGTAAATCTACTCTGGTCAATAGCCTTTTCCTCACAGACCTGCACAAGGACAGGAAACTCCTCAATGCCGAGG AGCGTATCAGTCAGACAGTGGAGATCACTAAGCACACGGTGGACATAGAGGAAAAAGGAGTTAAACTGAAACTGACCATCGTAGATACACCAGGGTTTGGAGACGCAGTCAACAACACtgagtg ttggAGGCCAATCATAGATTACATTGACCAGCAGTTTGAGCAGTACTTCAGAGACGAGAGTGGACTGAACAGGAAGAATATCCAGGACAACAGAGTCCACTGCTGCCTCTACTTCATACCCCCCTTTGGACATGG GCTTCGTCCAGTAGATATAGAGTTTATGAAGGCTCTGCAGGACAAGGTCAACGTGGTTCCTCTCATCTCTAAATCTGACTGCCTTACTCCCAACGAGATCAGGAAACTTAAAGACCGG gtCCGTGAGGAGATAGATAAGTTTGGGATAAAGGTGTACCAGTTCCCAGACTGCGACTCTGATGAGGATGAGGAGGCCAAACAGAAGGACAGAGAACTCAAG gagagCACTCCGTTTGCTGTGATCGGCAGTAACATGGTGGTGGAGACCAGAGGTCAGAAAGTCAGAGGGAGACTCTACCCCTGGGGCATTGTAGAGG TGGAGAACCAGTCTCACTGTGACTTTGTGAAGCTGAGGACCATGCTGATCAGGACCCACATGCATGACCTGAAGGACATCACCTGTGACTGtcactatgagaactacagggcTCATTGTATACATACCATGACCAG TAAAATGAATACAGATAATCGTGTGGAGAGCCCGATTCCCATCCTACCCTTGTCCACCCCAGACGTGGAGACAGAGAAACTCATCAAGATGAAGGACGAGGAG ttgaggaGGATGCAGGAGATGCTTCAGAAGATGCAGCAGCAGATGCAGCATGAGCAAGACCTGTGA